In Paracholeplasma morum, the genomic window TCATCAAATAGTCTCTTACACATCCACCGACAAAAAAAGCCTCATATCCTGATTTCTTCAAAGCTCTTAAAACATACATTGCATCTTTAATAGTTGCCATTAATATCACCTTTCATATTATATCATAATATGGTCGTAAATAGAAAAAAAACAGTCTTATTCAGACTGTTCATTTGTTTCTTCAACCGTTTCCACAGAGTGGATTGTAAGTAATACTTGATCGATTCTCTTTTCATCCATTTTCTCTACTTTGATTGAATATTTATCAAAATTTAGAATGATGTCATCTTGTTCATTTGGAATATACCCAATGTGTGACAAGACAAAGCCAGCAATCGTTTCGTATTCATCATCTTCTTTAATATCAAGATTCAAGGACTCGTTGATTTCTTCGATGGAAATCAATCCGTTAATTAAATATTGGTTAGGCGCAATTTCTTTGATGTCAGATTCTTCTTCATCATACTCATCGTAGATATCACCCATAATTTCTTCAATTAAATCTTCGATTGTAACAATTCCTTGAAATCCACCATATTCATCCACTAAAATCCCCATATAATTTTTGGAGGCTTGCAGTTCTCTGAATAAAGCATTGATCTTTTTACGAGAAGGGACAAAATAAGGTTTGTTAATAATTTTTCTTAAATCGATATTGTCAAATCCAACTCTTCTAGCTTCTCTAAAAACGTCTTTAATATAGATTATACCGATGATATCATCTGGTGATTCATTATATACTGGAATACGAGAGTAGTTTTCCTCAATCATTTGATCAATGGTACTTTGTGAAAACTCATTGATATCAATCATAAACACTTCGGTACGAGGTGTCATAATTTCTTGTGCTGTAATATCGTTAAACTCAAATATTGAGCTTATCATTTCTGATTCTTCTTCGTTAATACCACCGAACTCAGCCGATGATTCAATGATAGAAATAATTTGTTCTTCTGATACTGCTTCAGCGCGTTCTTTAGGATTTATCCCGAACAATCTTAAGAAAAGATTTGTGATTGCAGTGCTTATCCAAACAATCGGTGATAAAATAGCCATCGCAACTAAAAGGGTTTTATAGGTTCTAAATGCTGTGGTTTCTGGATGTCTCGAAGCGATTCTTGAAGGAACTAGTTCACCTAAAGAAAGGGTAACAATCGATAAAATGATTGTAAACACAATAAATCCAATAATATCAGAAGCATTGACATTTAAACCAGTTAGTTTTGATAACCAGTTTCCAAAATCATCTACGATGTATCTCGCAGCAATAGCACTCGTAAAGAATCCCAATAAAGTAGTGCTCACTTTAATGGTAGTAATGATTTTCTTTGAGTCTAAATCCAGTTCTAAGATTTTTTTGGCTTTCTCGTTACCTTCTTCAGACATCGTTTTTAATTTGTTTTTATTCACAGATACAATCGCCGTTTCGCACAAGGCAAAAAAAGCGTTTGTAGAGATAAGTACAACCAATAATAAGATTATCAGCGGCAGTTCCATATAGTTTTCAATTCTCCAATCTTTGGCAAGATTATAACATTTTCGGCTATTAAAGTCAAAGTTTTAAACAATTTTTGTTTATTTTCGATATTATTTTACCATTTTTTTTAGGTAGAATCATGCTTTTGGATGTTGTTTATACATGAACATTACAAATACTATAAATAAAACAGATAGCACAGCAAAGGAAATGAGCGATTGTAAAATCCCTTGAGGTGCGTAACTTGCGATCAGTAATATTGGTAGTCCGAATAGAATTGCGGTAGTTGTACCGGTGACTAAATCGGTTGCTGCAGGCGTTTTGTAGTAAGGATCCACTTCTCTAAGTAAAGCGATTCCCGAAGATGCAGTACCTGTTAACATCCCATACATACCAGCAAATGCTTCTAAAGCATATTCCTTATATATACGTTTAGTCAAATAGTGTAAGTAAATCATTGTTAATACACCACCTACGGTTGAGATGAGTAGGAATGCAATCCAAATATTGCCGGATAAATCTTCTACATTAATGGCTAATATTGAAGAAATAACCATCACATCAAATACAACCCCTGCAATACGGTTTAACATAAAGTTATTTGGGTATTGACGAGTCATTAATCCGGTTTTTCTTAAATACACAAATAATTTCTTCGCAACAATCGCTAATACCATACCAAATATAAAGTTAAATCCCCAAATAAGTGGATTGACCATTTTATAGATGCCATCATTTAAAGATACCAGTTTGGATAAACCGAACATCATTAGTAAAGTTGCACCATAAACAGCTAGTATTAGGGCAATTTGAACCGTCATCTTATCCATTGATTCTGCAACTGGTATTTCATCAGGTGTTTCGATTTCTTGAAGCGATGTAAGTGTAGAAACGCGTTCCTCACCAGTTACCTTCATCTTCTTAAAACGGTTTAGATAGAATACGCCACCGATTGAAGCCCAAATGAAGCCCATTGAAGCCATTGCTAACCCATAGGATTGAGCACCTTGAAAACCATTTGGATCAAACAGTTCATAAATTAACCCAAAGTTATTGGCTTGCCCTGGCCCTTGGCCATAACCGAATGGCAATAGTAACCCGGTAGCAAGTCCTGGACCTGTTTTAAATACAGGTAAAACCGTATAGGCAAGTAATAAAGTGATACCTATCCCGATAATTCCTTGTAGTAAGTAAGTTGAAACTATAACCATTCCATTATAGTAACTGTGTGCTTTATTTGTCTTAATTTCAATCTTCTCATTGATCTTAAGTCCCATCGCAATAAACCCGATGGCTAAAGTGTGATAAGTAACTAAATTTAGAAACTGGTTAAATAGTTCTAGGTTGGCCATCGAGAGTATGATATCTCTAGACGCTAGCGGTTTTACAAGTAACTCCTTGAGTACTAATCCTAATAACCCCGCAATAACTGCTGTTGGTAATAATGATTTTCTAAAAATAGGAATTTTACGTCTGATGGTATTACCCACCAACATTAATATACTTAATGTAACTAAATAGAGGATTGCTGTCCATGTAGAAGAGGACTCATAATTCTGAATCATAATTCAACACCACTTTCTGATATGCCTTCGCAAACATA contains:
- a CDS encoding hemolysin family protein: MELPLIILLLVVLISTNAFFALCETAIVSVNKNKLKTMSEEGNEKAKKILELDLDSKKIITTIKVSTTLLGFFTSAIAARYIVDDFGNWLSKLTGLNVNASDIIGFIVFTIILSIVTLSLGELVPSRIASRHPETTAFRTYKTLLVAMAILSPIVWISTAITNLFLRLFGINPKERAEAVSEEQIISIIESSAEFGGINEEESEMISSIFEFNDITAQEIMTPRTEVFMIDINEFSQSTIDQMIEENYSRIPVYNESPDDIIGIIYIKDVFREARRVGFDNIDLRKIINKPYFVPSRKKINALFRELQASKNYMGILVDEYGGFQGIVTIEDLIEEIMGDIYDEYDEEESDIKEIAPNQYLINGLISIEEINESLNLDIKEDDEYETIAGFVLSHIGYIPNEQDDIILNFDKYSIKVEKMDEKRIDQVLLTIHSVETVEETNEQSE